A region from the Nostoc sp. HK-01 genome encodes:
- a CDS encoding ribonuclease T2: MLRSLKQKLALVILLAFSLILWPHHAFALVPTESQFTTAVGACEAVISIKKGTNPGNVRLQPGQTYQIVGQNKDNPSHYLLEIASASPSRRWVPTSCVSADGLPTDTTGKIPPVIPVAVGNDYLLAVSWQPAFCESKPEKTECKNLAKNPNRPEATNFALHGLWPQPESNIYCGVSQSDITFDKASAWSKLPAVETELSPETWEKLQVVMPGTASNLQRHEWIKHGTCYQGTPEEYFTESIALIDAFNKSPIQALVASSIGRQVTLKDIDQALSSLGVNAGDKIEVKCTNAVLGELWVNLRGDITPNTLISDLLTNSPKAKLEKFKSCLIDDARN, encoded by the coding sequence ATGCTGCGATCGCTCAAACAAAAGTTGGCATTAGTTATCTTATTAGCGTTTTCCTTGATCCTATGGCCTCATCATGCTTTTGCTTTAGTTCCCACAGAAAGCCAATTCACCACCGCTGTTGGTGCTTGTGAAGCTGTAATCTCCATTAAAAAAGGCACAAACCCCGGCAATGTCAGGTTACAGCCGGGACAGACTTATCAAATCGTTGGTCAAAATAAAGATAACCCTTCTCACTACCTGCTAGAAATTGCCAGTGCCAGCCCTTCTCGGCGTTGGGTTCCTACTAGTTGCGTTAGTGCCGATGGTTTGCCTACTGATACCACAGGAAAGATACCGCCTGTAATTCCTGTAGCTGTAGGTAATGACTATTTACTAGCGGTAAGTTGGCAACCAGCTTTCTGTGAGTCTAAACCTGAAAAAACTGAGTGCAAAAATTTAGCGAAAAATCCCAACCGTCCCGAAGCTACCAATTTCGCTTTACATGGTTTGTGGCCTCAGCCTGAATCTAATATTTACTGTGGAGTCAGTCAGAGTGATATCACCTTTGATAAAGCCAGTGCTTGGTCAAAGTTACCGGCCGTAGAAACAGAACTTTCGCCTGAGACTTGGGAAAAGTTACAAGTAGTTATGCCGGGAACTGCTTCCAATTTGCAAAGGCATGAATGGATTAAGCATGGTACTTGCTATCAAGGTACACCAGAGGAATATTTTACTGAGTCCATTGCCCTAATCGATGCCTTTAACAAATCTCCCATTCAAGCATTAGTAGCTAGTAGTATTGGTCGCCAAGTTACCCTCAAAGATATTGATCAGGCCTTGTCGTCTTTGGGTGTGAATGCTGGGGACAAGATAGAAGTCAAATGCACCAATGCAGTATTAGGTGAACTTTGGGTTAACCTCAGAGGCGATATTACCCCTAACACTTTAATTAGTGACTTGTTAACCAATAGCCCAAAAGCCAAACTTGAGAAGTTCAAGTCTTGCTTAATTGACGATGCGCGTAATTAA
- a CDS encoding K+ transporting ATPase, KdpC subunit has translation MSFAREVNRAIRSTLVLWVIGAIIYPFVMIGVGQIILPFQVNGSLIKNNQGQVIGSSLIGQPFTSERYFNSRSSTTSYSTADPKKDEAGVLKTGVSGASNLAPSNSALIERIKGKDDPDPSKRVEGDLNRLKKAGIQPTADLVYTSGSSLDPHITPEAAKAQVNRVAKVRGLQPQRLETLIAQNTDGRFLGIFGEPGVNVLKLNLALDGLKSAS, from the coding sequence ATGAGTTTTGCACGCGAAGTTAACCGAGCCATTCGTTCTACTTTAGTTCTTTGGGTAATTGGCGCTATTATTTATCCCTTTGTGATGATCGGTGTTGGACAGATTATTTTGCCATTTCAAGTCAATGGTAGCCTGATTAAAAATAACCAAGGTCAAGTAATTGGCTCTAGTTTAATTGGTCAACCTTTCACTTCCGAAAGATATTTTAATAGTCGTTCTAGTACCACCAGTTACAGCACTGCTGACCCGAAAAAAGATGAAGCGGGAGTGTTAAAAACTGGGGTTTCGGGTGCGAGTAATTTAGCCCCAAGTAATTCAGCATTAATAGAACGTATCAAAGGTAAAGATGATCCTGACCCCAGCAAACGTGTTGAAGGTGATTTAAATCGGTTAAAAAAAGCAGGTATCCAACCTACCGCCGATTTAGTTTACACTTCTGGTTCTAGCCTCGACCCCCACATTACCCCGGAAGCTGCCAAAGCACAAGTTAACCGTGTAGCCAAAGTGCGAGGACTCCAACCCCAGCGGTTAGAAACTTTGATTGCTCAAAATACTGATGGTCGCTTTCTAGGTATTTTTGGTGAACCAGGAGTTAATGTTTTGAAATTGAACTTAGCTTTGGATGGGTTGAAGTCAGCAAGTTAG
- a CDS encoding K+-transporting ATPase subunit F: MKSFRLPQILAEIIDYMADYRIPKLPLYIFLGMCLNLAIAPVVYAATGESFSHFQAWSLGLLGLVTLSLSTYLFFVMFVPEKF, translated from the coding sequence ATGAAATCTTTTCGTTTACCTCAAATATTGGCGGAGATAATTGATTATATGGCTGATTACCGCATTCCAAAACTGCCCTTATATATCTTTTTGGGAATGTGTTTGAATCTGGCGATCGCACCTGTGGTTTATGCCGCCACCGGAGAAAGTTTTTCCCATTTTCAAGCTTGGTCATTAGGTCTGTTAGGACTAGTAACTTTGAGCCTTTCTACTTATTTATTTTTTGTTATGTTTGTCCCGGAGAAATTCTAA
- a CDS encoding potassium-transporting ATPase subunit B, with protein MKTNTTPRLPQGTRDSRKHTPKTDMRGLYQRAIKESFVKLHPKIAVRNPVMFIVWVGTIVTFLVTLDPNLFGTIQADVNQQRLLNGLITLILFFTVVFANFAEAVAEGRGKAQADSLRSTRSDTVASKILPDGSIQTVNSTELRRGDLVKVVANNMIPADGEVIQGLGSVDESAITGESAPVLKQPGTDIASSVTGGTRLLSDELTIRITADPGKGFIDRMISLVEGAERTKTPNEIALTVLLAVLTQVFLIVVATMPPFVNFIAHFISTVFGTEASNSLRAGASVAILISLLVALIPTTIGGLLSAIGIAGMDRVAQFNVIATSGRAVEACGDINTLVLDKTGTITLGNRMADEFIPVNSYTIEDVARVARAASVFDETPEGRSIVKLADTYHVGVDFDINQAEGVEFSAKTRMSGTNLPNSKQVRKGAVDAIKSFVRSRGGHIASDVDAAYERVSRLGGTPLAVCQDDQIFGVIYLKDIVKPGLRERFDQLRRMGVKTIMLTGDNRITAGVIAQEAGVDDFIAEATPEDKIGVIRAEQSQGKLVAMTGDGTNDAPALAQANVGLAMNSGTQAAKEAANMVDLDSDPTKLIDLVTIGKQLLITRGALTTFSIANDIAKYFAIIPTIFAAAGIGALNIMGLKSAQSAIISALIYNALIIPVLIPLALTGVKFRPLTADQLLRRNIFIYGLGGIVAPFIAIKLIDVILPFS; from the coding sequence ATGAAAACCAACACAACACCTCGTCTTCCTCAAGGAACCCGTGACTCGCGCAAACATACCCCCAAAACAGATATGCGGGGACTCTACCAAAGAGCGATTAAAGAGTCATTTGTCAAACTCCATCCCAAAATAGCTGTTCGTAACCCAGTCATGTTTATCGTCTGGGTAGGAACAATTGTTACCTTCCTCGTTACCCTCGACCCCAATTTATTCGGCACAATTCAAGCAGATGTTAATCAACAACGCTTATTAAACGGTTTAATTACACTTATTCTGTTTTTCACCGTTGTCTTTGCCAACTTTGCCGAAGCTGTAGCTGAAGGACGCGGTAAAGCCCAGGCTGATTCCTTGCGCTCCACCCGTTCTGATACCGTTGCGAGTAAAATTCTTCCTGATGGTTCAATTCAAACAGTTAATTCTACAGAACTGCGACGCGGCGATTTAGTCAAAGTAGTAGCTAATAACATGATTCCCGCCGATGGCGAAGTGATTCAAGGTCTTGGTTCTGTAGATGAGTCAGCCATCACCGGAGAATCAGCCCCGGTACTCAAACAACCAGGTACAGATATTGCCAGTTCAGTTACAGGCGGTACGCGCTTACTTTCTGATGAATTAACAATTCGGATTACAGCTGATCCTGGTAAGGGCTTTATTGACCGGATGATTTCTTTAGTAGAAGGCGCAGAACGCACTAAAACACCGAATGAAATTGCCTTAACAGTATTGTTAGCCGTGTTAACCCAAGTGTTTTTAATTGTGGTAGCAACGATGCCGCCCTTTGTTAACTTTATTGCTCACTTTATCAGTACGGTATTTGGTACAGAAGCCAGCAACAGCTTACGGGCGGGTGCGAGTGTGGCGATTTTGATTTCCTTGTTAGTTGCATTGATACCGACAACTATAGGCGGTTTGCTGAGTGCGATCGGAATTGCGGGGATGGATAGAGTAGCGCAATTTAATGTGATTGCCACCTCTGGACGCGCCGTCGAAGCCTGTGGTGATATCAATACCCTAGTGCTAGATAAAACAGGCACAATCACCTTGGGCAACCGGATGGCGGATGAGTTTATCCCTGTTAACAGTTACACAATCGAAGATGTCGCCAGAGTTGCCCGTGCTGCCAGTGTATTTGATGAAACACCAGAAGGTAGATCAATTGTCAAACTGGCAGATACTTATCACGTTGGTGTAGATTTCGATATCAACCAAGCAGAAGGTGTCGAATTTTCTGCCAAAACCCGGATGAGTGGGACAAATCTCCCCAACAGTAAACAAGTCCGTAAAGGGGCGGTAGATGCAATTAAAAGCTTTGTTCGCTCTCGTGGAGGCCATATTGCTAGTGATGTTGATGCAGCTTATGAGCGAGTTTCGCGGTTAGGCGGTACACCCTTAGCCGTTTGTCAAGATGACCAAATTTTTGGGGTTATCTATCTCAAAGATATTGTTAAACCCGGTTTGCGTGAAAGATTCGATCAACTCCGGCGGATGGGTGTCAAGACAATTATGCTCACAGGTGATAACCGCATTACGGCTGGTGTGATTGCTCAAGAAGCAGGTGTTGATGATTTTATCGCTGAAGCCACACCAGAAGACAAAATTGGTGTAATTCGCGCCGAACAATCTCAAGGTAAGTTAGTAGCAATGACCGGAGATGGTACTAATGATGCACCCGCATTAGCCCAAGCCAACGTAGGTTTAGCAATGAACTCTGGGACGCAAGCAGCTAAAGAAGCCGCTAACATGGTGGATTTAGATTCTGACCCCACCAAATTAATTGATTTGGTCACTATTGGTAAACAGTTACTTATTACCCGTGGGGCGTTAACTACTTTTTCTATTGCCAATGATATTGCTAAGTATTTCGCCATTATTCCCACTATCTTTGCGGCGGCGGGAATTGGCGCACTCAACATTATGGGACTGAAAAGCGCTCAATCAGCCATTATCTCAGCCCTAATTTACAACGCCTTAATTATTCCGGTACTGATTCCGTTAGCACTGACGGGAGTTAAATTCCGTCCCCTGACAGCAGATCAATTATTAAGACGCAACATTTTCATTTATGGTTTGGGCGGAATTGTTGCACCTTTTATTGCCATTAAATTAATTGATGTCATCTTACCTTTTTCTTAA
- a CDS encoding potassium-transporting ATPase subunit A, whose amino-acid sequence MLQGWIQIGLTLLIVVAITPFFGRYMARVYQERSTFIDPILNPIERILYTLVGVQTKAEMTGWQYARAILYSNIVMGLLIFLIIMNQGWLPFNPTKIPAPTWDTALHTTISFITNTNQQHYSGETYLSYASQMWGLGYHMFTSAATGLAVGIAFIRGLTGRPLGNFYVDLIRSITRILLPICIVGGIALMVAGVPETLAGPVVFPTLEDSSVSQAIALGPVAHFEIIKQLGENGGGFFAINSAHPFENPNGFSNLIQIVAMLSIPTSLIYTYGLFANNTKQAWLVYGMVGVIYIVFIIITAIGEYNGNPAVNALLGSTQPNLEGKEIRFGWAQSALFAVSTTGTMCGAVNSLHDSFMPNGGFVTLSNMFLQIIWGGQGTGTAYLFAYLILAVFVTGLMVGRTPEFLGRKIEKREVVLASFLILLVHPISIMIPAGIALAFPDQLAGISNPGFHGFAQVLYEYASAAANNGSGFEGLGDSQPSPIAIAAGAKTTATALWWNLSTCFSLLAGRYIPIIGLLLLADSMSRKPQVPFTVGTLRTDTGLFTGVTAGVILILGALTFFPVLAFGPIGEAFWIAKGIG is encoded by the coding sequence ATGCTCCAAGGATGGATTCAAATTGGACTAACGCTACTTATTGTAGTAGCCATAACTCCATTTTTTGGGCGATATATGGCGCGTGTTTACCAAGAACGCAGCACATTTATCGACCCTATTTTAAACCCAATTGAACGTATACTTTACACTTTAGTTGGGGTACAAACTAAAGCAGAAATGACAGGCTGGCAATACGCCAGAGCCATTCTCTACAGCAATATCGTCATGGGTTTGCTGATATTTTTGATTATTATGAATCAAGGATGGCTACCCTTTAACCCAACCAAAATCCCTGCACCAACTTGGGATACAGCCCTACACACAACAATTTCCTTTATTACTAACACCAACCAACAACATTATTCTGGTGAAACATATCTGAGTTACGCCAGTCAAATGTGGGGACTTGGTTATCACATGTTCACCTCAGCCGCCACTGGTTTAGCAGTGGGAATTGCTTTTATTCGTGGATTAACAGGTAGACCATTAGGTAACTTTTATGTAGATTTGATTCGCTCAATTACGCGAATTTTATTACCTATTTGTATTGTTGGTGGAATTGCTTTGATGGTGGCTGGTGTTCCCGAAACCTTGGCAGGGCCAGTTGTATTCCCGACTTTAGAAGATTCTAGTGTAAGTCAAGCGATCGCCCTTGGCCCCGTTGCCCATTTTGAAATCATCAAACAACTCGGAGAAAACGGCGGCGGCTTTTTTGCCATCAACTCAGCCCATCCCTTTGAAAATCCCAACGGATTTTCTAACTTAATTCAAATTGTGGCGATGTTATCAATTCCCACGTCCTTGATTTATACCTACGGCTTGTTTGCCAACAACACCAAACAAGCCTGGTTAGTCTACGGGATGGTGGGTGTAATTTACATCGTATTTATTATCATCACAGCCATTGGTGAATATAACGGCAACCCCGCAGTTAACGCACTCTTAGGTAGTACCCAACCCAACTTAGAAGGTAAAGAAATCCGGTTTGGCTGGGCGCAATCAGCCTTATTTGCCGTCAGTACCACCGGAACCATGTGCGGCGCAGTCAACAGTTTACATGACTCCTTCATGCCCAACGGTGGTTTTGTCACCCTCTCCAATATGTTTTTACAAATCATTTGGGGTGGACAAGGCACAGGTACAGCTTATTTATTTGCCTACCTCATCTTGGCAGTATTCGTCACAGGCTTAATGGTAGGACGCACACCAGAATTTCTCGGACGCAAAATCGAAAAGCGCGAGGTAGTACTAGCGAGTTTCTTGATTCTCTTAGTTCACCCCATCTCCATTATGATTCCTGCCGGTATTGCTTTAGCCTTCCCCGACCAACTAGCAGGAATCAGTAACCCTGGCTTTCATGGCTTTGCCCAAGTCCTTTATGAATATGCTTCGGCTGCGGCTAACAACGGTTCAGGCTTTGAAGGCTTAGGTGACTCCCAACCATCACCCATCGCCATTGCAGCAGGGGCAAAAACCACCGCAACCGCCCTCTGGTGGAACCTCAGTACTTGCTTCAGCCTCCTCGCCGGACGCTATATCCCCATCATCGGCTTACTCTTACTGGCTGATAGTATGTCTCGCAAACCCCAAGTCCCCTTCACAGTTGGCACATTACGCACCGACACCGGACTGTTTACAGGCGTAACCGCAGGCGTAATTTTAATTCTCGGCGCACTCACATTCTTTCCCGTCCTCGCCTTCGGCCCCATCGGTGAAGCCTTCTGGATAGCCAAAGGCATCGGCTAA
- a CDS encoding periplasmic sensor signal transduction histidine kinase gives MRLFTENILANNSRFGRFIIIFGLFIGVMVMEFKTPTEYVFGYLYTGAILLTNYWFGGMATFQATVVAVCLTLLNLVVPDNELVKVSTVASRLIAAMALIVTGILSDRLRRSQEAIAVTRAKLESQAELVKVREDFASTLTHDLKTPLLGAIETIKAFQQEKFGPVVPMQQQVLSTMARSHQTSLQLVETLLDVYRNDTEGLKLDLAPVDLTILAEEAAGDLMDLAANRRVHLSVSYSDSNWRQSLWVYGDALQLHRVFNNLLVNAINHSRRGGKVEVFLEPQTSYQVVKILDTGAGIQPEQFSHLFERFYQGHSDRQAKGSGLGLYLSRQIIEAHGGIIWAENKVPTGAVFAFRLPVYPFPSPPTA, from the coding sequence ATGAGGTTATTTACCGAAAATATACTAGCTAATAACTCACGATTTGGCAGATTTATCATCATATTCGGTCTGTTTATTGGTGTGATGGTGATGGAGTTTAAGACACCAACAGAATATGTATTTGGATATCTGTATACAGGCGCAATCTTATTAACAAACTATTGGTTTGGGGGTATGGCAACTTTTCAGGCGACTGTAGTTGCTGTGTGCTTAACTCTGTTGAATCTGGTTGTACCAGACAATGAATTAGTTAAGGTATCTACGGTCGCCAGTCGATTAATTGCGGCGATGGCGTTAATTGTGACTGGTATTTTAAGTGATCGCCTGCGTCGTTCTCAAGAGGCGATCGCAGTAACTCGCGCTAAGTTAGAATCACAAGCGGAATTGGTCAAGGTACGAGAAGATTTTGCTTCTACTCTTACCCATGATTTAAAAACACCGTTGTTAGGGGCGATTGAAACTATCAAAGCTTTTCAACAAGAAAAATTCGGCCCAGTTGTACCAATGCAGCAACAAGTCTTATCGACAATGGCACGTAGTCACCAGACTTCTCTACAACTGGTAGAAACACTTTTAGATGTTTATCGCAACGATACCGAAGGTTTAAAGCTGGACTTAGCACCAGTAGATTTAACTATCTTGGCAGAAGAAGCAGCTGGTGATTTGATGGATTTAGCTGCAAATCGTCGTGTTCATCTGTCGGTAAGTTATAGCGATTCTAATTGGCGACAATCATTGTGGGTGTATGGTGATGCGTTGCAACTGCATCGGGTATTTAATAATCTGTTAGTGAATGCCATTAATCACTCCCGCCGTGGTGGGAAGGTGGAAGTTTTTTTAGAACCGCAAACTTCTTATCAAGTTGTGAAAATTTTAGATACAGGTGCGGGTATTCAACCAGAACAGTTTTCTCACTTATTTGAAAGATTTTATCAAGGTCATAGCGATCGCCAAGCTAAAGGTTCAGGTTTAGGGCTTTATTTATCTCGGCAAATTATTGAAGCCCACGGGGGTATAATCTGGGCAGAGAACAAAGTGCCGACTGGTGCTGTGTTTGCTTTTAGACTACCTGTTTATCCATTTCCATCTCCGCCAACTGCGTGA
- a CDS encoding two component transcriptional regulator, LuxR family protein, with protein sequence MSSTPIKILLVEDDELFRLGLQVRLQQEPGLEIIAETEDGETAIELVKEHPLDIVLLDVGLPGIGGIETCRQIKQQNPALPILILTSHSQKPLIFKLIEAGAQGYCLKGIAAEKLVLALRSVAAGASWWDETATREIRSSFVSELPQLENISKIVNPLTQREQEILSLLAAGKTNQEIAVALYIAPGTVRVHIHAILQKLEASDRTQAVMIALKKGLIKNDMIGKDHLS encoded by the coding sequence ATGTCTTCTACCCCAATCAAAATTCTACTAGTTGAAGATGATGAACTTTTTCGCTTAGGTTTGCAAGTACGGTTGCAACAAGAACCTGGGTTAGAAATTATTGCTGAGACGGAAGATGGTGAAACAGCTATTGAGTTAGTCAAAGAACATCCTCTAGATATTGTGTTGTTAGATGTGGGTTTACCGGGAATTGGTGGAATTGAAACTTGTAGACAAATTAAGCAGCAAAATCCTGCACTGCCAATTTTAATTCTCACTTCCCACTCGCAAAAGCCTTTAATTTTCAAGTTAATTGAAGCAGGCGCTCAAGGTTATTGCCTGAAAGGCATTGCTGCGGAAAAATTAGTTTTAGCATTGCGTTCTGTGGCGGCTGGCGCTTCTTGGTGGGATGAAACTGCAACAAGAGAAATTCGTTCTTCTTTTGTTTCTGAACTGCCTCAATTAGAAAATATCTCCAAGATTGTCAATCCATTAACTCAGCGTGAACAAGAAATTTTATCGCTGTTAGCAGCAGGTAAAACCAATCAAGAAATTGCAGTTGCACTATATATTGCACCGGGAACAGTGCGAGTGCATATTCATGCCATTTTACAAAAGTTAGAGGCGAGCGATCGCACCCAAGCAGTGATGATTGCTTTAAAAAAAGGTTTAATCAAAAACGACATGATTGGGAAAGATCATCTGTCATAG
- a CDS encoding GDSL family lipase, giving the protein MPKKNSFLVIGLSFLAFIMVLLTNSFASTHPIAGLYVFGDSLSDAGKVFQATGGMYPPSPTYFQGRYSNGRVWIEYLADRLHLSSQQTNNFAYGGATTGNVGNNYVPNLLTQIKSFTQTHQKTNSNALYVVWAGANDYLQGVNNVNVPIENVTQAIASLTDVGAKKFLVANLPDLGKLPATSSNTNSFNLSSLTQAHNQGLRRSLKILSQQHPDLEIVSLDANTLYRNAIANPAAFGLTNVSSSCLSGSQVCGNPDQFLFWDGIHPTTMAHRIIGETAFSAIQEAGISTYSRTPTQT; this is encoded by the coding sequence ATGCCAAAAAAGAATTCATTTTTAGTAATAGGACTATCATTTTTAGCTTTTATCATGGTTCTACTCACAAATTCTTTTGCTAGTACTCATCCGATCGCCGGACTCTATGTGTTTGGCGACAGTCTATCGGATGCAGGTAAGGTATTTCAAGCAACAGGGGGAATGTACCCCCCTAGTCCAACATACTTTCAGGGGCGTTACTCTAATGGTCGGGTGTGGATTGAATATCTTGCCGATCGCCTGCATCTATCCAGTCAGCAAACTAACAATTTTGCTTACGGAGGTGCAACTACTGGTAATGTGGGCAACAATTATGTCCCGAACTTATTAACTCAAATCAAGTCATTTACTCAGACACATCAAAAGACTAATTCAAATGCCTTATATGTAGTTTGGGCGGGGGCGAATGATTATTTACAAGGAGTAAATAATGTAAATGTCCCAATTGAAAATGTCACACAAGCGATCGCTTCTTTAACTGATGTCGGTGCGAAAAAATTTCTGGTGGCGAATCTACCAGATTTAGGCAAGTTACCAGCAACAAGCAGCAACACAAATTCCTTCAATCTGAGTTCATTAACCCAAGCACATAATCAAGGCTTAAGGCGATCGCTGAAGATACTAAGCCAGCAGCATCCTGACTTAGAGATTGTCAGTTTGGATGCTAACACCTTGTATCGCAATGCGATCGCTAATCCGGCTGCATTTGGTTTGACTAATGTTAGCAGTTCATGTTTATCTGGTTCTCAAGTATGTGGTAATCCCGACCAGTTTTTATTTTGGGATGGTATTCATCCCACAACTATGGCGCACCGCATCATTGGGGAAACAGCTTTTTCGGCAATTCAAGAAGCCGGAATCTCTACTTATTCCCGCACACCAACCCAAACTTAA
- a CDS encoding type 11 methyltransferase → MSTTLYQQIQQFYDASSGLWEEIWGEHMHHGFYGADGTQKKERRQAQIDLIEEILRWADVETATNILDVGCGIGGSSLYLAEKFHARATGITLSPVQAARATERAQEMLLNLRSKFLVADAQAMPFADDSFDLVWSLESGEHMPDKTKFLQECYRVLKPGGTLIMATWCHRATDETPLTADEQKHLQDIYRVYCLPYVISLPEYEAIAHQLPLKNIRTADWSVAVAPFWNIVIDSAFTPSAIFGLLRSGWSTIQGALALGLMGRGYERGLIKFGLVCGNK, encoded by the coding sequence ATGAGTACAACACTATATCAGCAAATTCAGCAGTTTTACGATGCTTCTTCGGGTTTATGGGAAGAAATTTGGGGCGAACACATGCACCACGGTTTTTACGGTGCGGATGGAACGCAAAAAAAAGAGCGCCGTCAAGCGCAAATTGATTTAATTGAAGAAATACTTCGTTGGGCAGATGTAGAAACAGCAACTAACATTTTAGATGTGGGCTGTGGTATTGGCGGTAGTTCTTTATACTTGGCAGAAAAGTTTCATGCTAGAGCTACAGGTATTACTTTAAGTCCTGTGCAGGCGGCGAGAGCAACAGAACGCGCCCAAGAAATGCTGTTAAATCTGAGAAGTAAGTTTTTAGTGGCTGATGCTCAAGCAATGCCTTTTGCAGATGATAGTTTTGACTTGGTTTGGTCGCTGGAAAGTGGCGAACACATGCCTGATAAAACTAAATTTTTGCAGGAGTGTTATCGCGTATTAAAACCAGGTGGTACTTTAATTATGGCGACTTGGTGCCATCGCGCTACGGATGAAACGCCACTAACAGCAGATGAACAAAAGCATTTGCAAGATATTTACCGCGTGTATTGTTTGCCTTATGTGATTTCGTTACCGGAGTATGAAGCGATCGCCCATCAATTACCATTAAAAAATATCCGCACTGCTGATTGGTCAGTTGCGGTTGCACCATTTTGGAATATAGTTATTGATTCCGCATTCACCCCCAGTGCCATTTTTGGGTTGTTGCGTTCTGGCTGGAGTACCATTCAAGGAGCCTTAGCACTGGGATTAATGGGTCGCGGTTATGAACGTGGGTTAATTAAGTTTGGGTTGGTGTGCGGGAATAAGTAG
- a CDS encoding TrkH family potassium uptake protein, whose amino-acid sequence MTVSRTICLGFLAVITVGTILLMLPISTSDGSWNNLVVALFTSTSAVCVTGLSVVDPGTYFSFWGQLFIALLVQIGGLGYMTTTTFLILLIGRRFDMRQKIAIQQALDRPGMQGSAQVIRSIIATTLIFEITGVFLLLPAFVPNYGWSQGLWLAIFHSVNSWNNAGFSLFKDNLIGYQTSGLVVFTVTTLIIFGGIGYQVILEMYLWLRDRFLKQKTALVLSLDFKVATSTTIILLFVGTIAFLCIEFRNPETFGKLDFGGQLLVAWFQSVTPRTAGFNTIDISKMTTAGLFITIALMFIGASPGGTGGGMKTATLRVLTSCTKAILQGKEEVLLYDRKIAINLILKAVGVLVGSVATVVLATIIISLTEPKLDFIQILFEVVSAFATVGLSTGITASVSSAAKLILIITMYIGRVGVLLLMSAILGDPRPSRIHYPEENLLVG is encoded by the coding sequence ATGACTGTTTCGCGGACAATTTGTTTGGGTTTTCTGGCTGTCATCACTGTCGGGACTATTTTGTTGATGCTGCCGATTTCAACTAGCGATGGAAGTTGGAATAATTTAGTTGTGGCGTTATTCACCTCAACATCTGCTGTTTGTGTAACTGGCTTGTCAGTAGTTGACCCTGGGACTTATTTTTCTTTTTGGGGTCAACTGTTTATTGCACTGCTAGTTCAAATTGGTGGGTTGGGATATATGACAACTACTACCTTTTTGATTTTGCTCATTGGACGCAGATTTGATATGCGACAAAAAATTGCAATTCAGCAAGCTTTAGATAGGCCAGGAATGCAAGGTAGCGCCCAAGTCATTCGCTCAATTATTGCCACTACTTTAATTTTTGAAATTACAGGCGTATTTCTACTGTTGCCTGCTTTTGTGCCGAACTATGGTTGGTCACAAGGATTGTGGTTAGCGATTTTTCATAGTGTTAATTCTTGGAATAACGCAGGTTTTAGTTTGTTTAAAGATAACTTGATTGGTTATCAAACATCTGGGTTAGTTGTTTTCACCGTGACTACATTAATTATTTTTGGTGGCATTGGTTATCAAGTAATTTTAGAAATGTACCTTTGGTTGCGCGATCGCTTCCTCAAACAGAAGACAGCTTTAGTACTTTCTTTAGATTTTAAAGTTGCTACCAGCACAACTATAATTCTTTTGTTTGTTGGAACAATTGCTTTTTTATGTATAGAATTTAGAAATCCTGAAACCTTTGGTAAACTAGATTTCGGTGGACAATTATTAGTGGCATGGTTCCAATCTGTTACCCCTAGAACTGCCGGATTTAACACTATTGATATTAGTAAGATGACCACTGCTGGTCTATTTATTACCATAGCGCTGATGTTTATTGGTGCTAGTCCTGGTGGTACAGGCGGCGGTATGAAAACTGCAACTTTGCGAGTTCTTACTAGTTGTACAAAAGCAATTCTTCAAGGTAAAGAAGAAGTTTTATTATATGACCGCAAGATAGCCATAAATTTAATTTTGAAAGCAGTTGGGGTTTTAGTTGGTTCTGTAGCTACTGTAGTTTTGGCAACTATCATTATCTCCTTAACAGAGCCAAAATTAGATTTTATTCAAATTTTATTTGAAGTAGTATCTGCTTTTGCTACTGTTGGTCTTTCTACAGGTATTACAGCTAGTGTTTCCAGCGCAGCCAAGCTGATTTTAATTATTACGATGTATATAGGCAGAGTTGGAGTTTTATTACTAATGTCAGCTATTTTAGGCGACCCTCGTCCTAGTAGAATTCACTATCCTGAAGAAAATTTATTAGTAGGATAA